The following coding sequences are from one Arthrobacter sp. PvP023 window:
- a CDS encoding NCS2 family permease — MLKQGSALDRYFKISERGSNYSREIRGGFATFFAMSYIVVLNPLILSGPDSSGTTLGFPAVAAVTAFAAGILTILMGAWAKHPFAMATGLGVNAFVAVTVATNPGLTWPDMMGLVVLSGVTMLILVLTGFRTAVFKAVPDGLKTAIVVGIGLFIALIGLVNAGFVRRIPDAAGTTVPVGLGFDGKLLGWPTLVFVFGLILTIGLLVRKVKGAILIGIIASTILSVILEFTLHIGPSFDGKNFNPQGWSLVAPKFTEWAAPDLSLIGKANPIGAFEHLGFVAATLLAFVILLSIFFDAMGTMVGLANEAGTVDKDGNIPDVDRVLQVDALGAIVGGGASVSSNQIYVESGAGIGEGARTGLASIVTGLLFLVAMFFTPLINLVPFEAVAPALVVVGFMMVSQVGKIDWQDWGIAIPAFLTFTLMPFTYSIANGLGAGFIAYVLIRTFQGRVRDIHPLMWAVAAAFLLFFGIGPIEQALGIH, encoded by the coding sequence ATGCTTAAGCAGGGCTCTGCACTGGACCGGTACTTCAAGATTTCCGAACGGGGGTCAAACTACTCCCGCGAGATCCGCGGAGGCTTTGCCACGTTCTTCGCCATGAGCTACATCGTGGTGCTGAATCCCCTAATCCTTTCCGGCCCCGACTCCAGCGGCACAACCCTGGGCTTCCCGGCCGTCGCCGCCGTCACTGCTTTTGCCGCGGGCATCCTGACCATCCTCATGGGCGCCTGGGCAAAGCACCCGTTCGCCATGGCCACCGGGCTGGGCGTCAACGCTTTCGTGGCTGTTACTGTCGCCACGAATCCGGGCCTGACCTGGCCGGACATGATGGGCCTGGTTGTCCTCTCAGGCGTCACCATGCTGATCCTGGTCCTCACCGGTTTCCGGACCGCCGTGTTCAAGGCTGTTCCGGATGGCCTCAAGACGGCCATCGTGGTGGGCATCGGCCTGTTCATCGCCCTGATCGGGCTAGTCAACGCCGGCTTCGTCCGCCGTATCCCGGATGCCGCCGGCACCACTGTCCCGGTGGGCCTTGGCTTCGACGGCAAGCTCCTGGGCTGGCCCACCCTGGTGTTCGTCTTCGGACTCATCCTGACCATCGGCCTGCTGGTCCGCAAGGTCAAGGGCGCCATCCTCATCGGCATCATCGCCTCCACCATTCTGTCCGTCATCCTTGAATTCACCCTGCACATCGGCCCCAGCTTCGACGGCAAGAACTTCAACCCGCAGGGCTGGTCCCTGGTGGCACCGAAATTCACCGAATGGGCTGCACCCGACCTGTCACTGATAGGCAAGGCCAACCCGATCGGCGCGTTCGAACACCTCGGTTTCGTTGCCGCAACGCTGCTGGCCTTCGTGATCCTGCTCAGCATCTTCTTCGACGCCATGGGCACCATGGTGGGCCTGGCCAACGAAGCCGGCACCGTGGACAAGGACGGCAACATCCCGGACGTGGACCGCGTGCTGCAGGTGGACGCCCTCGGCGCGATCGTGGGCGGCGGCGCGTCCGTTTCCTCCAACCAGATCTATGTGGAATCCGGCGCAGGCATCGGCGAGGGCGCACGCACGGGCCTGGCCTCGATCGTCACCGGACTGCTGTTCCTGGTGGCCATGTTCTTCACGCCGCTGATCAACCTGGTCCCGTTCGAGGCCGTGGCCCCCGCCCTCGTGGTGGTGGGCTTCATGATGGTTTCGCAGGTGGGCAAGATCGACTGGCAGGACTGGGGCATCGCGATTCCCGCATTCCTGACCTTCACCCTGATGCCGTTCACCTACTCCATCGCCAACGGCCTGGGCGCCGGTTTCATCGCGTACGTGCTGATCCGCACGTTCCAGGGCCGGGTGCGCGACATCCACCCGCTGATGTGGGCCGTTGCCGCCGCGTTCCTGCTGTTCTTCGGCATCGGGCCCATCGAGCAGGCGCTCGGTATTCACTAG
- the hutG gene encoding formimidoylglutamase, with amino-acid sequence MPRTALTVDIPPLTWRGRFDGDAAEHRRWWQAVTPYRHETAAAQSLEPGRRPAVILGFSSDAGVLRNKGRVGAAAAPAAIRAALGPLAFHLPREVFDAGDVTVRDNALEAGQARAGLAVSEMLDAGNLTVLLGGGHETAFASYLGVAGSEAVRSGKRLGVLNLDAHFDLREAPEPSSGTPFLQMARAEEATERALNYAVVGISEPNNTRVLFNTAHRLDVKYLLDEDCTAEATRQFVAGFLDTVDVLYLTIDLDVLPAAVAPGVSAPAAFGVPLPVISSVCRQVAASGKLLHLDVAELNPKFDIDQRTAKVAARLVNTLLG; translated from the coding sequence ATGCCTCGCACAGCCCTCACAGTCGACATCCCGCCGCTCACGTGGAGGGGCCGTTTCGACGGCGACGCCGCCGAGCACCGCCGCTGGTGGCAGGCGGTCACGCCGTACCGCCACGAAACTGCCGCGGCGCAAAGCCTTGAACCTGGCCGTCGTCCCGCCGTCATTCTCGGTTTCAGCAGCGATGCCGGCGTGCTGCGCAACAAGGGCCGGGTGGGCGCCGCCGCTGCCCCCGCCGCCATCCGGGCCGCTCTCGGTCCGCTCGCGTTCCACCTCCCGCGCGAGGTGTTCGACGCCGGTGATGTCACCGTTAGGGACAACGCGCTGGAGGCCGGCCAAGCGCGCGCCGGGCTGGCCGTTTCTGAAATGCTCGACGCCGGCAACCTCACCGTGCTGCTGGGCGGGGGCCATGAGACCGCGTTCGCCAGCTACCTTGGTGTGGCCGGTTCCGAAGCCGTCCGCAGCGGGAAGCGCCTGGGGGTACTTAACCTCGACGCGCACTTCGACCTTCGGGAAGCACCCGAACCGTCCTCGGGCACGCCTTTCCTCCAGATGGCGCGTGCGGAGGAAGCCACCGAACGCGCACTGAACTACGCCGTCGTCGGGATCTCCGAGCCCAACAACACCCGCGTGCTCTTCAATACCGCTCACCGGCTGGACGTGAAGTACCTTCTCGACGAGGACTGCACTGCCGAAGCAACCCGGCAGTTCGTGGCCGGCTTCCTGGACACCGTGGACGTGCTTTACCTGACCATCGACCTGGACGTGCTGCCCGCAGCAGTCGCCCCGGGAGTCAGCGCGCCCGCGGCGTTCGGGGTACCCCTGCCCGTGATCAGCTCCGTGTGCCGCCAGGTGGCTGCCAGCGGGAAACTGCTGCACCTGGACGTAGCCGAACTGAACCCGAAGTTCGACATCGACCAGCGCACGGCCAAGGTGGCCGCGCGGCTGGTCAACACGCTGCTGGGTTAG
- a CDS encoding TetR family transcriptional regulator: protein MSTPYQAGGRTGQKQRTFQALVAAAREAVAAGLTPTVDDAAAAAGVARSTAYRYFPGQRELLAAAHPETARTSLLPPDAPEDPAARLDAVVLEFTQLIVRTEAQQRTMLRLSLEEAKEDSPLPLRQGRAIAWIEESLHPLRSTWSPAAMRALALTIRSAIGIEALVWLTDIGGLTREQAVASMRWSAQALLRQAVASGPPPH, encoded by the coding sequence ATGTCAACCCCCTATCAGGCCGGCGGGCGGACGGGCCAGAAGCAGCGGACGTTCCAGGCCCTCGTGGCGGCGGCCCGGGAGGCGGTGGCTGCCGGCCTCACTCCCACAGTGGATGACGCGGCCGCTGCTGCCGGCGTCGCCCGCAGCACCGCCTACCGCTATTTCCCGGGCCAGCGTGAGCTGTTGGCAGCCGCGCATCCGGAGACCGCGCGGACATCCCTTCTTCCGCCCGATGCCCCGGAGGATCCCGCCGCCCGGCTGGACGCCGTCGTGCTCGAATTCACGCAACTGATTGTCCGGACGGAGGCGCAACAGCGCACCATGCTGCGGCTCTCACTTGAAGAGGCCAAAGAGGATTCGCCGCTGCCGTTGCGGCAGGGGCGGGCCATCGCCTGGATCGAGGAATCCCTGCACCCGCTTCGCAGCACCTGGTCGCCGGCGGCCATGCGGGCGCTGGCGCTGACCATCCGCAGCGCGATCGGCATCGAGGCCCTGGTCTGGCTCACGGATATCGGCGGACTCACGCGGGAGCAGGCGGTGGCCTCCATGCGGTGGTCCGCGCAGGCACTGCTGCGCCAGGCGGTGGCATCGGGGCCGCCTCCGCACTGA
- a CDS encoding cupin domain-containing protein gives MDAASNPAVISPAAVNPTAIIRGRAEGERRWFFGGGVHTWKAKAEETGGAFMMFEDEMSGGKMTPLHTHPDSDETMFILEGEILVHMDGREHRVGEGGLMVAPRGVPHAFMVTSPHARMLCLHTPGCCQAFYWDASTPLDAGAGGGAMDFGKVQESARRNGGIALLGPPPFGSH, from the coding sequence ATGGATGCAGCCAGCAACCCCGCGGTTATCAGCCCCGCAGCCGTCAACCCCACAGCCATCATCCGGGGGCGGGCGGAAGGCGAACGGCGCTGGTTCTTCGGCGGCGGAGTCCACACCTGGAAAGCCAAGGCCGAGGAGACCGGCGGGGCCTTCATGATGTTCGAAGACGAGATGTCCGGCGGCAAGATGACGCCGCTGCACACACATCCCGATTCGGACGAAACCATGTTCATCCTGGAAGGCGAGATCCTGGTTCACATGGACGGAAGAGAACACCGGGTCGGCGAGGGCGGCTTGATGGTCGCGCCCCGAGGTGTTCCCCACGCTTTTATGGTGACGTCCCCGCATGCCCGGATGCTTTGTTTGCACACACCGGGATGCTGCCAGGCTTTCTACTGGGATGCGAGCACGCCATTGGACGCCGGGGCCGGGGGCGGCGCCATGGATTTCGGCAAGGTGCAGGAGTCCGCGCGCAGGAACGGCGGGATTGCACTCCTGGGGCCGCCACCCTTCGGATCCCACTAA
- the hutH gene encoding histidine ammonia-lyase: MTLTTHEPLTVTLGSSGVTPEDVVAVARHDARVTISQEALDTVAKVRAHIDDLAHSEVPAYGISTGFGALANRHIPNELRTQLQKSLIRSHAAGMGPAVEREVVRCIMFLRAKTLASGRTGVRPVVLQTMVDVLNAGITPVVREFGSLGCSGDLAPLSHCALVLMGEGEAAGPDGTLYGSKGQRPVADLLAEHGIEPVTLAEKEGLALVNGTEGMLGMLLMAIADIRQLLTTADITAALSVEALLGTDQVFLPELHAALRPHPGQAASADNMLRVLSNSPIVASHRINDTKVQDAYSLRCAPQVAGAVRDTVDHAALVASRELAAAIDNPVVLPDGRVSSNGNFHGAPVAYVLDFLAITVADLSSIAERRTDRMLDPARSHGLPAFLAADPGVDSGLMIAQYTQAGLVSDNKRLAVPASVDSIPSSAMQEDHVSMGWHAARKLRKAVENLRRVLAIELVTSARAIDMRTQLSGGELIPGPAGAAVLAALRNVVDGPGTDRFLSPELEAADRLVASGEVRAAAESAVGILA; this comes from the coding sequence ATGACTCTCACCACCCACGAACCGCTCACCGTCACCCTCGGCTCCAGCGGCGTCACCCCCGAGGACGTCGTCGCCGTCGCCCGCCACGACGCCCGGGTGACCATCTCCCAGGAAGCCCTGGACACGGTCGCCAAGGTGCGCGCCCACATCGACGACCTCGCCCACAGCGAAGTCCCGGCCTACGGCATCTCCACCGGCTTCGGGGCGCTGGCCAACAGGCACATCCCCAATGAGCTCCGCACCCAGCTGCAGAAGTCGCTGATCCGCAGCCACGCCGCCGGCATGGGGCCGGCCGTGGAGCGCGAAGTGGTCCGCTGCATCATGTTCCTGCGCGCCAAGACCCTCGCCTCCGGCCGTACGGGCGTCCGCCCCGTGGTGCTACAGACCATGGTGGACGTGCTCAACGCCGGGATCACTCCGGTGGTCCGCGAATTCGGCTCGCTCGGCTGCTCGGGCGACCTCGCTCCGCTGTCCCATTGCGCCCTTGTCCTCATGGGCGAAGGCGAAGCCGCCGGTCCGGACGGCACGCTGTACGGGAGCAAAGGCCAAAGGCCTGTTGCCGACCTGCTGGCCGAGCACGGGATCGAACCCGTCACCCTGGCCGAGAAGGAGGGCCTGGCCCTGGTCAACGGCACCGAAGGCATGCTGGGCATGCTGCTGATGGCCATCGCGGACATCCGCCAGCTGCTCACGACGGCGGATATCACCGCCGCGCTCAGCGTGGAGGCGCTGCTCGGCACCGACCAGGTGTTCCTGCCCGAGCTGCACGCGGCCCTCCGCCCGCACCCGGGCCAGGCGGCGTCTGCGGACAACATGCTGCGGGTCCTGTCCAACTCGCCGATCGTGGCCTCGCACCGGATCAATGACACCAAGGTCCAGGACGCCTACTCGCTGCGCTGCGCACCCCAGGTGGCCGGCGCCGTCCGCGACACCGTGGACCATGCAGCCCTCGTCGCCTCGCGCGAACTCGCCGCCGCCATCGATAATCCCGTTGTCCTGCCGGACGGCCGCGTGAGTTCCAATGGCAATTTCCACGGCGCCCCGGTGGCCTACGTTTTGGATTTCCTGGCAATTACCGTGGCGGATTTGAGTTCCATTGCCGAACGCCGTACCGACCGCATGCTGGACCCGGCGCGTTCACACGGGCTGCCCGCCTTCCTGGCTGCGGATCCCGGTGTCGATTCCGGCCTGATGATCGCGCAGTACACGCAGGCCGGGCTGGTCTCGGACAACAAGCGGCTCGCCGTCCCGGCATCGGTGGACTCCATCCCCAGCTCGGCCATGCAGGAGGACCACGTGTCCATGGGCTGGCACGCGGCCCGGAAGCTCCGCAAGGCCGTGGAGAACCTCCGCCGCGTCCTGGCGATCGAGCTGGTGACGTCGGCGCGGGCCATCGACATGCGGACCCAGCTGTCCGGGGGAGAGCTCATCCCGGGGCCGGCCGGAGCAGCGGTACTCGCGGCGCTCCGCAACGTGGTGGACGGCCCGGGAACGGACAGGTTCCTGTCGCCGGAACTGGAGGCCGCGGACCGACTCGTCGCCTCGGGCGAGGTGCGCGCGGCAGCCGAATCCGCCGTCGGAATTCTGGCCTAA